Proteins co-encoded in one Prunus persica cultivar Lovell chromosome G6, Prunus_persica_NCBIv2, whole genome shotgun sequence genomic window:
- the LOC18775021 gene encoding agamous-like MADS-box protein AGL75, whose amino-acid sequence MALPKSNPRVSASMKMKRVSDAMKPQKTAMAKRGSTLKNKAGRLSKLCDIAVYMIAVGADGKINAWPENQQDLKSVLLKYKNLKRGFKNGIEKGLFSVEKGFLDIVDDRENRDLGIQDNCLGAKLESLNERIGAVTMKMMMMRDDDKCSFIDLYKNIMEPDAADQQQLSSLNLNLNLHPTDLVVPTPKPSLIGEINLNLDPGDLVIPTANSISQFQQDYLSSIHEPTVDANDYLSLLMGNDDHNDVGLMEDYLQLYDLELPEEPQEQPQPQPPSVPSVEISDDDMKLQLSDCEIGLMEDDMQFCDNLDDYEPTVDTIYDFLSWVLGDEDQNDNGAMEDDVQPQSTNHISDDEHDDIRLLLTDCEIGLMQEDLQFCDNDLSDFLAPLETMLLQDPQHG is encoded by the coding sequence ATGGCTCTTCctaaatcaaaccctaggGTTTCAGCGTCCATGAAGATGAAAAGGGTCTCTGATGCTATGAAGCCTCAGAAAACTGCCATGGCCAAGAGAGGCTCCACTCTGAAGAATAAGGCCGGCCGACTCTCAAAGCTGTGCGATATTGCCGTTTACATGATCGCTGTTGGTGCCGACGGCAAGATCAACGCTTGGCCGGAAAACCAACAAGATTTGAAATCAGTTCTACTCAAGTACAAGAATCTGAAGAGGGGTTTCAAAAATGGAATTGAAAAGGGTCTGTTCTCCGTCGAAAAGGGTTTCTTGGACATTGTTGATGATCGAGAAAATCGGGATTTGGGTATTCAAGATAATTGCTTGGGGGCCAAGTTGGAGTCTTTGAATGAGAGGATCGGAGCTGTgacgatgaagatgatgatgatgagggatGACGATAAGTGCAGTTTCATTGACTTGTACAAGAATATCATGGAACCAGATGCAGCAGATCAACAACAACTATCATCTCTTAATCTTAATTTGAATCTTCATCCAACTGATCTCGTCGTACCCACACCCAAACCCAGTTTAATTGGTGAGATTAATTTGAATCTTGATCCAGGTGATCTCGTCATACCCACAGCCAATTCAATTAGTCAATTTCAGCAAGATTatctttcatcaattcatgagcCAACTGTGGATGCAAATGATTATCTCAGTTTGTTAATGGGTAATGATGATCATAATGATGTTGGTCTAATGGAAGATTATCTGCAACTTTATGATCTTGAATTGCCAGAAGAACCACAAGAGCAGCCGCAGCCGCAACCACCTTCTGTGCCAAGTGTGGAAATTAGTGATGATGATATGAAGTTGCAATTGAGTGATTGTGAGATTGGTTTGATGGAAGATGATATGCAGTTTTGTGATAATCTCGATGATTATGAGCCAACTGTGGATACTATTTATGATTTTCTCAGTTGGGTATTGGGTGATGAAGATCAAAATGATAATGGGGCAATGGAAGATGATGTGCAACCTCAGAGTACTAATCATATTAGTGATGATGAGCATGATGACATTAGGTTGCTGTTGACTGATTGTGAGATTGGTTTGATGCAAGAAGATTTGCAATTCTGTGACAATGACTTGAGTGATTTTTTGGCGCCTCTTGAAACCATGTTGCTACAAGACCCACAACATGGTTAG
- the LOC18772325 gene encoding pleiotropic drug resistance protein 2 produces MAASLVGDDLARQSSSRRSWRSSSVREMWNTQDVFQQSSRQQTVNEEEELKWAAIERLPTYDRMKRGMLRQYMSNGRVVAEEVDVAHLGDHDKKQLMESILKVVEDDNERFLKRLRARNDRVGIDIPKVEVRYQNISIEGDAYVGTRALPTLLNSTLNQLEGLIGLIGLSPSKKRVVKILHDVSGIVKPSRMTLLLGPPSSGKTTLLKALAGKLDRDIRVTGKVTYCGHEFNEFVPQRTSAYISQHDLHYGEMTVRETLDFSGRCLGVGTRYDMLVEMSRREKDSGVKPDPEIDAFMKATSMSGKETSLITDYVLKILGLDICADIMVGDGMRRGISGGQKKRVTTGEMLVGPAKAFFMDEISTGLDSSTTFQIVKFMRQMVHILDVTMVISLLQPAPETYDLFDDIILISEGQIVYQGPRENVLEFFEYMGFRCPERKGVADFLQEVTSKKDQEQYWYKKDQAYRYVSVPDFVQAFKSFHVGQRLLEDLRVPYDKRAAHPAALVKEKYGISNMELFKACFAREWLLMQRNSFVYIFKTTQITIMATIAFTVFLRTTMKYGEQEDSARFWGALFFSLINVMFNGVAELSMTVFRLPVFFRQRDALFYPGWAFGLPIWITRIPISLMESFLWTAITYYTIGFAPAPSRFFKQFLAFFGIHQMAVSLFRFIAGLGRSEVVSGTIGSFSLLLVFILGGYIVAKDDIEPWMIWGYYVSPMMYGQNAIAINEFLDDRWSTPISNARMPTVGKTLLKERGLYTEEYWYWICIGALFAFSVLFNVLFIASLTFLNPLGETKTLIENDDSETKRKQKLSNSEGIDMQVRNAQGSTSSNVNVASGQAKRGMVMPFQPLSLAFNHVNYYVDMPVEMKSEGIEETRLQLLRDVSGAFRPGILTALVGVSGAGKTTLMDVLAGRKTGGYIEGSISISGYPKNQATFTRVSGYCEQNDIHSPYVTVYESLVYSAWLRLSRDATKDKRKMFVDEVMDLVELNPLRNSLVGLPGVDGLSTEQRKRLTIAVELVANPSIIFMDEPTSGLDARAAAIVMRAVRNTVDTGRTVVCTIHQPSIDIFEAFDELFLMKRGGQVIYAGPLGHQSHELVEYFEAIPGVPKIKEGYNPATWMLDVSSAAVEAQNNIDFAEIYANSELYRRNEELIKELSIPLPGSNDLHFPTQFSQSFIVQCKACFWKQHWSYWRNSRYNAIRFFMTAVIGIIFGVIFWSKGDSLHKQQDLINLLGATYSAVLFLGAGNASAVQSVIAIERTVFYRERAAGMYSELPYAFAQVAIETIYVAIQTFMYSCILYSMIGYTWKVEKFLYFYYFVFMCFTYFTMNGMMMVALTPNHQIAAIVSSFFTNFWNLFSGFLIARPLIPVWWRWYYWGSPIAWTIYGIMASQFGDIKTFIDTPEGSQRVDLYLKKNLGYEHDFVVPVFFAHIGWVLLFFFVFAYGIKFLNFQKR; encoded by the exons ATGGCGGCGTCTTTGGTGGGAGATGACTTAGCTAGGCAGAGTAGCAGCCGGAGGAGCTGGCGTTCTTCCAGTGTTAGAGAAATGTGGAACACACAGGATGTGTTCCAGCAGAGCAGCAGGCAGCAGACGGTgaatgaggaggaggagctgaAGTGGGCCGCCATAGAGCGGTTGCCAACGTATGATAGGATGAAAAGGGGGATGCTCAGACAATATATGAGCAATGGGAGGGTTGTAGCTGAAGAAGTTGATGTTGCACACCTTGGAGATCATGACAAGAAACAGTTGATGGAGAGCATACTTAAGGTTGTTGAGGATGACAATGAGAGGTTCTTGAAGAGGCTCAGGGCCAGAAATGACAG GGTTGGTATTGACATTCCAAAGGTTGAGGTTAGATACCAGAATATATCAATAGAGGGAGATGCATATGTTGGCACCAGAGCACTTCCAACTCTGCTAAATTCCACCTTGAACCAACTAGAG GGACTGATTGGATTGATTGGACTCTCACCCTCAAAGAAAAGAGTTGTCAAGATACTTCATGATGTGAGCGGTATTGTTAAACCATCAAG GATGACACTGCTTCTTGGACCTCCGTCGTCAGGAAAAACAACACTGCTAAAAGCACTTGCTGGCAAACTGGATAGGGATATAAGG GTAACTGGGAAAGTGACTTACTGTGGCCATGAATTCAATGAATTTGTGCCTCAGAGAACCTCTGCTTATATTAGCCAGCATGATCTTCATTATGGTGAGATGACAGTTCGTGAAACGTTGGATTTCTCTGGACGTTGCCTGGGAGTTGGAACAAGGTATGATATGCTAGTAGAGATGTCTAGACGAGAGAAAGATTCAGGTGTCAAACCAGATCCCGAAATCGATGCATTCATGAAAGCCACATCTATGTCGGGCAAGGAAACCAGTTTGATCACAGATTATGTTCTTAAG ATACTTGGATTAGACATCTGTGCTGATATAATGGTGGGTGATGGCATGAGAAGGGGTATATCTGGTGGACAAAAGAAACGTGTAACTACAG GAGAAATGTTGGTTGGACCAGCGAAAGCTTTTTTCATGGATGAAATATCAACGGGGCTGGACAGTTCCACAACCTTTCAAATTGTCAAGTTCATGAGGCAGATGGTTCATATTCTGGATGTGACAATGGTCATCTCTCTCTTGCAGCCTGCACCGGAGACGTATGATCTTTTTGATGACATTATCCTTATTTCTGAGGGTCAGATTGTGTACCAAGGTCCACGTGAGAATGTGCTTGAATTCTTCGAATATATGGGGTTCAGATGCCCTGAAAGGAAAGGTGTTGCAGATTTCTTGCAAGAAGTGACCTCAAAGAAGGACCAAGAACAATACTGGTATAAGAAGGACCAAGCATACAGATATGTCTCAGTGCCTGACTTTGTACAGGCTTTCAAATCATTTCATGTTGGCCAACGACTTTTGGAAGACCTAAGAGTTCCATATGATAAAAGAGCAGCCCATCCTGCTGCCTTGGTGAAGGAAAAGTATGGAATATCGAATATGGAACTCTTCAAGGCATGCTTTGCAAGAGAATGGCTGCTGATGCAGCGTAACTCTTTTGTATACATATTCAAAACTACCCAGATTACAATTATGGCAACAATTGCTTTCACGGTATTCTTAAGGACAACAATGAAATACGGGGAACAAGAGGATTCGGCAAGGTTTTGGGGAGCACTGTTTTTCAGTCTCATCAACGTCATGTTTAATGGAGTGGCAGAGCTTTCAATGACAGTTTTCCGGCTTCCTGTGTTCTTTAGGCAGAGGGATGCCTTGTTCTATCCTGGGTGGGCTTTTGGCTTGCCCATTTGGATAACCAGAATTCCCATTTCGCTGATGGAATCTTTTTTATGGACAGCCATAACATATTACACCATAGGATTTGCACCTGCTCCTAGTAG GTTCTTCAAACAGTTCTTGGCTTTCTTTGGTATACATCAGATGGCAGTCTCCCTCTTCCGTTTCATTGCTGGCCTTGGTAGAAGTGAGGTTGTTTCGGGCACAATCGGTTCCTTTTCACTGCTGTTGGTTTTTATTCTAGGAGGTTACATTGTTGCTAAAG ATGATATTGAACCATGGATGATATGGGGATACTATGTTTCACCTATGATGTATGGACAAAATGCAATTGCTATCAATGAATTTCTTGACGACAGATGGAGCACT CCTATCAGTAATGCCCGTATGCCCACTGTGGGAAAGACCCTTCTCAAGGAGAGAGGCCTGTATACAGAGGAATATTGGTATTGGATTTGTATTGGGGCACTCTTCGCGTTTTCAGTTCTTTTTAATGTTCTTTTCATTGCATCACTCACCTTCTTAAACC CTCTTGGCGAAACCAAAACTCTGATCGAGAATGATGACTCTGAAACAAAGAGGAAACAGAAATTGTCCAATTCAGAAG GTATTGATATGCAAGTTCGAAATGCTCAAGGAAGTACTAGTTCAAATGTTAATGTTGCAAGCGGTCAAGCCAAACGAGGAATGGTTATGCCCTTCCAGCCCCTTTCACTTGCTTTCAACCATGTCAATTACTATGTGGATATGCCTGTG GAAATGAAGAGCGAAGGGATTGAAGAGACTCGACTGCAACTACTTCGAGATGTTAGTGGTGCATTTAGGCCGGGTATTCTGACTGCATTGGTTGGTGTTAGTGGTGCTGGAAAAACCACCTTGATGGATGTCTTAGCTGGAAGAAAGACTGGCGGGTACATTGAAGGAAGTATTAGTATCTCTGGATACCCAAAGAACCAAGCCACATTTACTCGGGTCAGCGGTTACTGTGAACAGAATGACATTCATTCACCATATGTTACTGTTTATGAATCTCTCGTATACTCTGCCTGGCTGCGTCTTTCGAGGGATGCTACGAAGGATAAACGAAAg ATGTTTGTTGATGAGGTTATGGATTTGGTCGAGCTTAATCCGTTGAGGAATTCTTTAGTTGGACTGCCAGGAGTTGATGGACTTTCAACTGAGCAGAGAAAGAGGCTCACTATTGCTGTAGAGTTGGTTGCAAATCCATCCATCATCTTTATGGATGAGCCAACATCAGGTCTTGATGCTAGAGCAGCCGCTATTGTTATGCGTGCTGTAAGAAACACAGTCGATACAGGACGAACTGTTGTATGCACAATTCACCAACCGAGTATTGACATTTTTGAAGCTTTTGATGAG CTTTTCTTAATGAAAAGAGGAGGACAGGTGATTTATGCTGGACCTCTTGGTCATCAGTCTCATGAGCTTGTTGAATACTTTGAG GCTATCCCTGGAGTTCCCAAGATCAAAGAAGGCTACAATCCTGCTACCTGGATGTTAGACGTCAGCTCTGCTGCAGTTGAGGCTCAAAATAATATTGACTTTGCAGAAATATATGCAAACTCTGAGCTCTACAG GAGAAATGAGGAACTTATCAAGGAACTAAGCATTCCACTACCAGGCTCCAATGACCTTCACTTTCCCACCCAGTTTTCTCAAAGCTTCATAGTTCAATGCAAGGCTTGCTTTTGGAAACAACACTGGTCATACTGGAGAAACTCGCGATACAATGCCATTAGGTTTTTCATGACGGCTGTCATTGGCATAATCTTTGGTGTAATCTTCTGGAGCAAAGGAGACTCGCT ACATAAACAACAAGACCTGATCAATCTTTTGGGAGCTACCTATTCTGCTGTTCTTTTCCTTGGAGCTGGCAATGCTTCTGCTGTGCAATCCGTGATTGCAATTGAGAGAACAGTTTTCTACCGTGAAAGAGCAGCGGGAATGTATTCAGAGTTGCCTTATGCATTTGCTCAG GTGGCTATTGAGACAATTTACGTTGCAATCCAAACCTTTATGTACTCGTGTATTCTGTATTCTATGATTGGGTACACTTGGAAGGTAGAAAAGTTTTTGTACTTCTACTACTTCGTATTCATGTGCTTTACCTACTTCACGATGAACGGAATGATGATGGTTGCACTAACTCCTAACCATCAAATTGCTGCAATCGTTTCGTCTTTCTTCACGAACTTCTGGAACTTGTTCTCTGGTTTCCTCATTGCCCGGCCG CTAATCCCAGTGTGGTGGAGGTGGTACTACTGGGGGTCTCCAATTGCTTGGACAATTTATGGCATCATGGCATCTCAATTTGGTGACATTAAGACCTTTATTGATACTCCTGAAGGATCTCAGAGAGTGGATCTATACCTTAAGAAAAATCTAGGTTATGAACATGACTTTGTAGTACCTGTGTTCTTCGCTCATATAGGTTGGGTCctgctcttcttctttgtctttgCCTATGGTATCAAGTTCCTTAACTTCCAAAAGAGATAA